GGCCAGGTCGCTGTGGGCGTGCATGTCGACGAAGCCGGGGGACAGGACGAGGCCCTCGGCGTCCAGCTCCCGGCGCGCCTTCGGCCGCTGGCAGCCGGCCGCGGCGGCCTCCTTGACGATGGACACGATCCGGCCGCCGTCGACCACGACATCGGCCCGGTACGCGTCCGAGCCGGAGCCGTCGACGACATCCGCGTCCCGGATGACGAGCTCCTCCATCGCGCCGGCCTCCTAGAAGAACGTACGGACGTAGTCGACAACCGTGCCGTCCGCCTCGGCGAGGGGGATCAGCGGCCACTTGTCGAACGACGTGCACGGATGGGACAGACCCAGACCCACCCAGTCACCCACCTCCAGATCCGCCTCCGGCGTGGTGCTCAGCCAGGCGTGCTGGTCGGACACGGCCGTCACCGACACGCCGGTGGCAGGGCGCTCCGTGCCGTCGCGGCGGATCACCTGGGCGAAGGGCAGGTCGAGGTCGTACGCCGCGTCCCGCTTGCCCGCGTTGACGAAGGCCTGCTCGGCCGAGGGCCGTGACACCACCTGCGTCCACAGCCGGAACGCTGGCTCCAGGGCGCCCTCCTCGGGCACCCGGTTGAACGGCGTCAGCTTGCGGTAGTGGCCGTCGTCGTGCGAGACGTAGGCGCCCGAGCGCAGCAACTTCAGGACCGGCAGGGAGAGTTCGGGGATCTCCGCGAACACGTCGGCGACCGCGTCGAACCAGGCGCTGCCGCCCGCGCTGACGACGATCTCGTCCACACCCGAGAACCGTCCCGCCTTGTCGAAGTCCGCGGCGAGCGCGACCAGCCGCCGCAGCCACGCCGTCACCCGCTCCGGGTCCGCCTGCGGCACCTCGCCCTCGTAGCCCGCGACGCCGACCAGCCGCAGCGACCGCGTGCCCGCCACCGCGTCCGCGACCGCCGCGCACTCCGCCTCCGTCCGCACACCGGTACGGGCACCCTCCCCGGCGGCGAGTTCGACGACGACGTCCAGCGGGCGCCGGGCACCGCTCAGCGCGGCGTCCATCAGCTCCACCCCGCGCACCGAGTCGACGTAAGCGACGAAGCGGAACTCCGGGTCGGCGTCGAGCTCGGCGGAGACCCAGCGCAGGGCCGCTCCGTCGACCAGCTCGTTCGCCAGGAACACGCGCCGGGTCCCGAACGCGCGCGCCACCCGCACCTGATGCGGCACCGCCAGCGTGATGCCCCACGCCCCGTGCTCGATCTGCCGCTGGAACAGCTGCGGCGCCATGGAGGTCTTGCCGTGCGGAGCGAAGGCCAGGCCATGCCGGTCCGCGTAGGTCTCCATGAGCCTCAGATTGTGCTCCAGGCGCTCGGCGGACAGCGCGAGCACGGGCGTGGCGAAGCCGCCGGTGAACAGGTTCCGGTGCTGAGCGGCCAGCTCGCCCACCGTGAGGCCGTCGGCGTCCGGCGGGAGGCCCTTGAAGCGGTGGTCGACGCGCTCGGCGGCGAGCCGGGCGAGGGACTCGGCGGCGGTAACGGCTGTCATGGAGCCTCCCTGATCAGGGCTGTTGCAATCACTGCAACATTCATTGCGTATATCGCTCAATGCTGTCTAACATCTCGGCCACCCGGGGTCAACGAAAGCGGCCGCCCCCGCCGCCCCCGCCGAGCAAGCAGGAGCTACGAGCATCGTGACCCCCACCGGACCCTGCAACGCCCCCGACGTCGTGGACGTCGTCGCGCTGGGCGAGTCCATGGTCACGTTCCTGCCGTCCCGGCCGGGCCGGCTCGCCGACGTCCCCTCCTTCGACCGGGGCATCGGCGGCGCGGAGTCCAACACGGTGTGCGTGCTGGCCGCCGCCGGGCATTGCGTGCGGTGGGTCAGCCGGGTGGGGAACGACCCGTTCGGCGACCATCTGGTCGAGGCCATCGGCGGGTACGGGGTCGATGTGGCACACGTCCGGCGCGACCCCGCCCGCCCCACCGGCGTCTACTTCCGCACCGCCGGGGACCGGGCCACCGACGCGCACGAGGTGGCGTACTACCGGGCCGGGTCCGCGGCCTCGGCCATGTCGGCCGGCAACGTGGACCTGGACGCGGTCCGCGCCGGCCGTGTGCTGCACCTGTCCGGGATCACGGCCGCGCTGTCCGGGACCTGTCTGGACCTGATGCGCGAACTGACCGCGCGCCGGCCCGGCCGCCCCCTGGTCTCCTTCGACGTCAACCACCGGCCCGGACTGTGGCAGGACACGGACGCTCCGAAGGTGCTGCGGGACCTCGCGCGCGGCGCGGACCTCGTGTTCGTCGGGCAGGACGAGGCCTGGGGGCTGCGCGGCGCCGAGGCCGTCCGCGCCGCCCTCCCCGAACCCGAGGTGCTGGTCGTCAAGCAGGGCGCGGCGGGAGCCACCGTCTTCGACAAGCGGGACGTCACCTTCGTGCCCGCCCCGCGGGTCGACGTCGTCGCCGCCGTCGGTGCCGGGGACGCCTTCGCCGCCGGGTTCCTCTCCGCCACCCTGCGCGGGCTGCCCGTCCGGGACCGGCTGCGGCACGGGCACCTGCTGGCCGCCGCCGCCCTCACCGTCCCCGGCGACCTCGCCGCGCCGCCCGCGCGGGAGCACGCCGACCGCCTCGCCGCCCTGGACGACGCGGCGTGGGGGAGACTGCGACTCGGCCCCGGCTGGACGCGAGCCGTCGACCACGCCGTCGCACGGGCCGAGGAGGAGGTACGTACGCCATGAGCCAGACCGTCGACCGCGCGCTCAGCATCCTGCCGCTGCTCGCCGAGGGCCCCGCCGACCTGGGGCAGGTCGCCGACCGCCTCGGCGTGCACAAGTCCACGGCCCTGCGCCTGCTGCGCACCCTCCACGAGCACGGTCTCGTCTACCGCCAGTCCGACCAGCGCTACCGCCTCGGCGCCCGCCTCTTCGCGCTCGCCCAGGAGGCGATGGAGAACCTCGACGTCCGCGAGATCGCCCATCCCCACCTGGTCCGCCTCAACGAGAGCTGCGGGCACACCGTGCACCTCGCCGTGTACGAGGAGAACGAGGTCCTCTACATCGACAAGGTCGACAGCCGCTACCCGGTGCGGATGTACTCCCGCATCGGCAAGCCCGTCGCCATCACCGTCGCCGCGGTCGCGAAGCTGCTGCTGGCCGACCTGCCCGAGCACGAGCGGCGGGCGGTGGCGGAGAAGCTCGACTACCCCGCGTACACGGCCCGTTCGACACCCGACGCCACCGCGTTCCTGCGCGAGCTGGAGAAGGTGCGCGAACAGGGCTGGGCCACCGACCTCGGCGGCCACGAGGAGTCCATCAACTGCGTCGCGGCGCCCATCCGCGGCGCCGACGGCCGGGTCGTCGCCGCGATGTCGGTGTCCGCGCCGAACGTCGTCGTCACCGCCGACGAACTCCTCACCCTCCTGCCGCTGGTGCGCCGTACGGCGGACGCCATCAGCGGCGAGTACTCCGGCAGAACACCAGTGAAGGGCACCGAATGACGGACAAGACCGCACTCACCCCCAAGACCCACACCACCCCGCCGGCGAAGTTCTCGCACGGTGTGAGGAAGGGCAACATCCTCCAGGTCGCCGGCCAGGTCGGCTTCCTGCCCGCCGAGGAGGGCAAGCCGCCCACGCCCGCCGGGCCGACCCTGCGCGAGCAGACGCTCCAGACCCTGGCCAACGTCAAGGCGATCCTTCAGGAGGGCGGTGCCGGCTGGGACGACGCGATGATGATCCGCGTCTACCTGACGGACGTGGCCCACTTCGCCGAGTTCAACGAGATCTACGACGCGTACTTCGAGGAGCAGGGCCTGACCCAGCCGCCCGCCGCGCGCACGACGGTCTACGTCGGCCTGCCCGCGGGTCTCCTCGTCGAGATCGACGCGCTGGCCGTCCTCGGCTGACCCACCCCCACCTCGCTGTCGAGGCGCGGCGCCACCGATGCGCCGCGCCGCGCTCCCCCCTACCCAGAAGCTGCATGCATTTACGCAGAGGACCCCCGAATGTCCCATCCGCTCGCCGCGTCCGCCCCTGCCGAGACCCCACCCCACACCGGAGGCCTGCTCCTCCTGGTCGACGGTACGGCCGGACTCCTGCTCACCGCCGCGCTCGGCATCGCCCTGCTGCTGTTCCTCATCATCCGGATGAGACTCCAGCCGTTCGTCGCGCTGCTCGCGGTCTCCATAGCCGTCGGCCTCGCGGCCGGCCTGTCGGTCACCGAACTCTTCGGCACGGTCCAGAAGTCGGACGCCGTCTCCACGATCGAGTCCGGCATGGGCGGCATCCTCGGCCATGTCGCGATCATCATCGGCCTGGGTACCATGCTCGGCGCGATCCTCGAAGTCAGCGGCGGCGCGGAGGTGCTGGCCGGTCGGCTCCTCGGCATGTTCGGCGAGCAGCGCGCCCCGCTCGCCATGGGCCTGACGGGCCTGATCTTCGGCATCCCCGTCTTCTTCGACGTCGGCATCTTCGTCCTGGCGCCCATCGTCTACGCCGCCGCCAAGCGCTCGGGCAAGTCGATCCTGCTCTACTGCCTGCCCCTGCTCGCGGGCCTGTCCGTCACCCACGCCTTCCTGCCCCCGCACCCGGGCCCGGTCGCCGCCGCCGGTCTCCTCCACGTCGACCTCGGCTGGGTCATCCTCATGGGCATCGTCTGCGGTCTGCCGGCCGTGGTGGCCGCGTGGGCGTACTCGGCGTGGATCGGCCGCCGCATCTTCGTCGCCGTGCCGCAGGACATGGTCGAGGCGGCGGAGGAAGCGAAGCAGGCGGTGATCGACGAGCAGCGGGCGGCCGGCACCGAGCCGCGCGAGCAGCCGGTCTCCCTCGGCACGGTCCTCGGCATCATCGGCACCCCGCTGGTCCTCATCCTCGCCGCGACCTTCTCCTCGATCGCCCTGGACCCCTCCACGCTCCGCTCGGTGATCGAGTTCTTCGGCAACCCCTTCGTGGCGCTCACCCTCGCCCTGTTCCTCGCGTACTACCTGCTCGGCATCCGCCGCGGCTGGTCCCGCAAGTCCCTGGAGACGGTGTCCACGGCGTCCCTGAAGCCGGTCGGCAACATCCTGCTCGTGGTCGGCGCGGGCGGCATCTTCGGCGCCGTCCTCAAGGCCAGTGGCGTCGCCCAGGCCCTCTCGGACACGTTCAACGGCGTGGGCCTGCCGGTGATCGTCCTCGCCTACCTGATCTCCGTGGTCCTGCGCGTCGCCCAGGGCTCGGCGACGGTGGCGATCGTGACGACGGCGGGCATCGTGGCGCCTCTGCTCTCCGAGGCGGACCACTCCCAGGCCTTCGTCGCCCTGGTCATCATGGCCATCTCCGCGGGCTCCATCTTCGCCTCGCACGTCAACGACGGGGGCTTCTGGATGGTCGCCAAGTACTTCGGCGTCAGCGAGCGGGACACGCTCAAGACGTGGACCGTGCTGGAGAGTGTGCTGTCGGTGGCGGGGTTCGTGGTGGCCGCGGTGTTGAGCATCATCGTGTAACGATGCGGGGGCCGACTGTGTGCGGCACAGGTTCGTCGACCATACTGCTCCGCTGTGGAGCAGCGCATAGGTTCGAGCAGCCAGCCCCTTAAGGCCGAGCCCGTGAAGGGCGCCGGATTCGACCCGGCCTTCATCCCCGGGCTCACGTCACCCGCGTCCGGCCGGACGGAGGACGACGGGCCGGAGAAGGAGCCCGAGGTCGCCGAGGTCGAGGAAGCCGAGGATGCCGCCCCCGAGCCGGAGGAGACGGCGCAGACGTCACCCTCCGAGCCGGAGGAGGCCGAGGCCGACGTCGACGGCCCCGTCTTCGAGGCGTCCGATCGCCGCGCGCGGATAGTCGCCGACCACAGAGGCGTACGCCTGTCCCTGGACGACCAGGAATGCGAGTTCCGCTGGGACGAGATCGGGGCGGTCGAAACGGAGACCGCCCGCTTCGGCAAGCGCTACACGGTCACCGTCCACACCCCTGACCGGCGCTGGTACCCGATCGAGATCGAAGCGCCGGCCAGGAGCCGTTTCACGGAGTGGGACGAGCAGTTGGACGCGGTACTGGACGCCTACTTCGAGGAAGACGCCGAGTAGCTATCGGCAGTACTGGGTTTCCTTGCCGATCGACCGGTACATGCAGTCCGCGTTCTCCAGCAACTGCAACACCGCGTCCCGGTTACGGGAGGTCTCCCGCTCGATCACCTCGTCGGGCGGGTAGAACCCACCACCGCCGGACCTCGGATACATCTCGAACGTGTACCCGAAGATCTTGTGTGTGCCCCAGAGGTAGTCGTCGATCGACCCGTCCGTGATGTACAGGTCGCTGGACTGCTCCGCCGTGTACCCGTTGCTCGCGGCCATCTTCTGTCCGACGGCCTTGAACGCCGCGTTGTCGTCGGCCGTCATCCCGGTCGTCGTGTCGGAGTTGGTGTAGCCGAACGGCCACAGCACCAGTTCGCTGTACGTGTGGAAGTCGACCCCGGCCTTGATCTGCTGCTTGCCGCCCACGACCCGGCTGCGCACGAAGTCGGCGACGACCTTCACCTCGGGCGCGGACTCGGGCGCGGAGCCCCGGTAGGTGTCGGAGGACGTCGAGCCCGAGGAGCCGCCGCAGCAGCCCCAGCGGTAGTTCCAGTTGCGGTTGAGGTCGGTACCGACGTACGAACTGCCGCTGTTGGGCTGGCGGTTCTTGCGCCACGAGCGGTACGACCCGGTGGCGATGTCGTACTCGCCGCCGTCCGGGTTGATGTCCGGGACGATCCAGATCTCACGGTTGTTCACCATGCTGGTGACGCGCGAGTCGGAGCCGTAGTCGGAGGTCAGCTCGCGCAGCAGGTAGAGCGCCATCTCGACGGTGAGGTGCTCGCGGGCGTGCTGGTGGTGCGTGAACAGCACCTCCGGCTCGGACTCGTCGGCGCCCACGTTGTCGCTGATCTTGATGGCGACGATGTTCCGGCCCTGGTACGACTTGCCGATGACGCGCTGGCTCGCGATGGAGGGGTTGGCCGAGACGATCGAGTTGATCTCGCTCGTCATCTCCGCGTAGTTGTGGTAGCGCGAGTCGGCGGACGGGAAGTCGTGGATCCGGACGTCGTCCTCGCCGGCGGACCGGTCGGGGACCGCGCCGAGCGGGGTGACCTCGTAGCCCAGCGCGCGCAGCTTCTTGATCTGGTCCGCGCGTCCGGAGACGACGACACCGTGGCCGTGGGCCTCGTCCACGGTCACGCCGGTGCGCTGAAGTGCCGTGCGGTCCTTTGCCGTCGAGTGCATATGGATCTCGTACTGCCGGACGTCGTCGGCCGACGGAGCCGCCTTGCGGGCGCTGTCGGCGGTGGCGTGCGTCGTCGTCGCGGTCAGGGGCGCCGCGAGGGCGAGCGCGAGGAGGGCGGCGAGGGCGGCGGTGCGTCTGCCGGTGCGGGCACCGGAGCCTCGTATGCGGAGTCGCATGAAATCTCCTTGTGGGAGGTGGGGTTGTTCACTGCGACGTACGTGGTGCGGGTGGCGCACATCGTTCTGCCAATGGCATGAGCAGGTCAAGACCGAAAGCGGACGCGCAGTGTACGCGTGCGGCGTGGCGGTCGAGCTGTCCCGGCGGAAGTGCACCCACGGGTGTGACCCGGGCGTGCATATATGTACGTGGCGGGGGAGAGTGAGGGTCCGCGCAAGAGGAGCCGGAGTGCCCGGATCCTCGGAGAACACCCCCCAGAGGACTGGCTGCTCATGGGCGGATCAGCGCCACGACGGGACCACCAGCTGCCGGTCGAGACGACCAGTTTCGTCGACCGGCGTGGCGAACTGACCCAGGGCCGCGAGCTGTTGGCCCGCGCACGGCTGGTGACGCTGACCGGGCCGGGCGGCGTCGGCAAGACCCGGCTCGCCGCGCGCATCGCGGCCCGGGTGCAGCGGGCCTTCCCGGACGGCGTGCGCTTCGTGCACCTCTCCGGGCTGCACGACCCGGCGCTCGTGCCGCTCGCCGCCGCCGACGCGCTGGGGCTGCACGACCACTCCGCCCAGCCGCCGCTGGACGCCCTCGTCGAGCAGGTGCGGGACCGGCGGCTGCTGCTCGTCGTCGACAACTGCGAGCACCTGGCGGGCGCCTGTGCGCACCTCGCCGCGGCGCTGCTGCACGGCACCGGGGGTGTCCGGATCCTCGCCACCAGCCGGCACCGGCTCGGCCTCACCGAGGAGCACCTGCTGGAGGTGCGGCCGCTGCCGGTGCCCGACCCGGACGGCGACCTCTCCGCCGCCGAGGCCTTCCCGGCCCTCACGCTCTTCGCCGACCGGGCCGCCGCGGTCACCCCCGGCTTCCGCCTCACCCCGGACAACCGCGCCTCCGTGGCCCGTCTGTGCCGCCGCCTGGACGGCCTCCCCCTCGCCATCGAACTCGCCGCCGTCCGCATGCGCGTCCTCGACGTCGACCAGCTCCT
The genomic region above belongs to Streptomyces coeruleorubidus and contains:
- a CDS encoding RidA family protein, which codes for MTDKTALTPKTHTTPPAKFSHGVRKGNILQVAGQVGFLPAEEGKPPTPAGPTLREQTLQTLANVKAILQEGGAGWDDAMMIRVYLTDVAHFAEFNEIYDAYFEEQGLTQPPAARTTVYVGLPAGLLVEIDALAVLG
- a CDS encoding IclR family transcriptional regulator, whose protein sequence is MSQTVDRALSILPLLAEGPADLGQVADRLGVHKSTALRLLRTLHEHGLVYRQSDQRYRLGARLFALAQEAMENLDVREIAHPHLVRLNESCGHTVHLAVYEENEVLYIDKVDSRYPVRMYSRIGKPVAITVAAVAKLLLADLPEHERRAVAEKLDYPAYTARSTPDATAFLRELEKVREQGWATDLGGHEESINCVAAPIRGADGRVVAAMSVSAPNVVVTADELLTLLPLVRRTADAISGEYSGRTPVKGTE
- a CDS encoding amino acid deaminase; protein product: MTAVTAAESLARLAAERVDHRFKGLPPDADGLTVGELAAQHRNLFTGGFATPVLALSAERLEHNLRLMETYADRHGLAFAPHGKTSMAPQLFQRQIEHGAWGITLAVPHQVRVARAFGTRRVFLANELVDGAALRWVSAELDADPEFRFVAYVDSVRGVELMDAALSGARRPLDVVVELAAGEGARTGVRTEAECAAVADAVAGTRSLRLVGVAGYEGEVPQADPERVTAWLRRLVALAADFDKAGRFSGVDEIVVSAGGSAWFDAVADVFAEIPELSLPVLKLLRSGAYVSHDDGHYRKLTPFNRVPEEGALEPAFRLWTQVVSRPSAEQAFVNAGKRDAAYDLDLPFAQVIRRDGTERPATGVSVTAVSDQHAWLSTTPEADLEVGDWVGLGLSHPCTSFDKWPLIPLAEADGTVVDYVRTFF
- a CDS encoding sugar kinase, yielding MTPTGPCNAPDVVDVVALGESMVTFLPSRPGRLADVPSFDRGIGGAESNTVCVLAAAGHCVRWVSRVGNDPFGDHLVEAIGGYGVDVAHVRRDPARPTGVYFRTAGDRATDAHEVAYYRAGSAASAMSAGNVDLDAVRAGRVLHLSGITAALSGTCLDLMRELTARRPGRPLVSFDVNHRPGLWQDTDAPKVLRDLARGADLVFVGQDEAWGLRGAEAVRAALPEPEVLVVKQGAAGATVFDKRDVTFVPAPRVDVVAAVGAGDAFAAGFLSATLRGLPVRDRLRHGHLLAAAALTVPGDLAAPPAREHADRLAALDDAAWGRLRLGPGWTRAVDHAVARAEEEVRTP
- a CDS encoding GntP family permease encodes the protein MSHPLAASAPAETPPHTGGLLLLVDGTAGLLLTAALGIALLLFLIIRMRLQPFVALLAVSIAVGLAAGLSVTELFGTVQKSDAVSTIESGMGGILGHVAIIIGLGTMLGAILEVSGGAEVLAGRLLGMFGEQRAPLAMGLTGLIFGIPVFFDVGIFVLAPIVYAAAKRSGKSILLYCLPLLAGLSVTHAFLPPHPGPVAAAGLLHVDLGWVILMGIVCGLPAVVAAWAYSAWIGRRIFVAVPQDMVEAAEEAKQAVIDEQRAAGTEPREQPVSLGTVLGIIGTPLVLILAATFSSIALDPSTLRSVIEFFGNPFVALTLALFLAYYLLGIRRGWSRKSLETVSTASLKPVGNILLVVGAGGIFGAVLKASGVAQALSDTFNGVGLPVIVLAYLISVVLRVAQGSATVAIVTTAGIVAPLLSEADHSQAFVALVIMAISAGSIFASHVNDGGFWMVAKYFGVSERDTLKTWTVLESVLSVAGFVVAAVLSIIV
- a CDS encoding M14 family metallopeptidase, whose protein sequence is MRLRIRGSGARTGRRTAALAALLALALAAPLTATTTHATADSARKAAPSADDVRQYEIHMHSTAKDRTALQRTGVTVDEAHGHGVVVSGRADQIKKLRALGYEVTPLGAVPDRSAGEDDVRIHDFPSADSRYHNYAEMTSEINSIVSANPSIASQRVIGKSYQGRNIVAIKISDNVGADESEPEVLFTHHQHAREHLTVEMALYLLRELTSDYGSDSRVTSMVNNREIWIVPDINPDGGEYDIATGSYRSWRKNRQPNSGSSYVGTDLNRNWNYRWGCCGGSSGSTSSDTYRGSAPESAPEVKVVADFVRSRVVGGKQQIKAGVDFHTYSELVLWPFGYTNSDTTTGMTADDNAAFKAVGQKMAASNGYTAEQSSDLYITDGSIDDYLWGTHKIFGYTFEMYPRSGGGGFYPPDEVIERETSRNRDAVLQLLENADCMYRSIGKETQYCR